In one window of Pseudobdellovibrionaceae bacterium DNA:
- a CDS encoding Ig-like domain-containing protein, which yields MRVAVRFSIAMLVFLFLVGCKLETKLTGDFSKNPSSLPGDVPDAPQAPAEPLTISLSSDGSGSNLSNFDLDLFENLEIYAFYQSAPDEKINVPVSWILDGSIGNLNIQSGGKSAVFTASQSGSGQISVSYQGHTQIIQVTVNVNSPPTAGNQKAIVEVNSLGQDINLLVNASDPNGDTVVVETVNAPSHGQFVDQGNNVYKYIPDASYVGPDAITFVVNDGKGETANGEILFYVASPLTWTGAAGSGVWSDTENWCGSVVAGACTGGVKPNSSSDVYIFSICENNCDIQVDESVDVTSIQVLADYEGQITQNSGRTITATSYSQKSGSFVGGDSEIRINGNFILGGDAQFQSTTHRLFQYSSCKTSNFNVENGASFNHNNSLVEFYVYANYCGAEIKVNLGQETSFYNVIFRTNGHYSYTLNLDILGQPLNVVNSYQQLGSDAGSNAGLKTGRIKIQKDFHMEYSSGGNGQIEFIGAANQEYSALGARAPFVIVNKPSGTLSPAAGTSSVEAEGLVVSSGTFVAPTGTLTVGGFCRNSSFTVSPSAQFQHNNGTLRIRSYTSYCASSSSIDVDGSLDLNNLIITADGYHANSSSWTLQSGDELNVLGNFAYGSAGSASKIYLYGSTINVEGDVDIYDTARNGSTLINLTGSNQVFRLNGGIMPGPFAINSSGTVQAGTHLSFNSSSLTLQSGIFDLMGFSASNINSLSLYGTSSVNLNGGSISYVSCGAGSCP from the coding sequence ATGCGAGTTGCTGTACGTTTTTCGATCGCAATGTTAGTTTTTTTATTTTTAGTCGGTTGCAAGCTTGAAACCAAGCTCACTGGAGACTTTTCTAAAAATCCATCTTCCTTGCCGGGTGACGTCCCTGATGCTCCACAGGCGCCTGCCGAACCCCTCACCATTTCTTTATCATCCGACGGCTCAGGCTCAAATCTTTCAAACTTTGACCTCGATTTATTTGAAAATTTAGAAATCTACGCATTTTATCAATCCGCTCCTGATGAGAAAATAAACGTGCCCGTCTCGTGGATACTTGATGGCAGTATCGGTAACTTAAATATTCAAAGTGGCGGCAAGAGCGCCGTGTTTACAGCCTCCCAATCTGGATCAGGGCAAATATCTGTGAGCTATCAAGGCCACACTCAGATCATTCAAGTCACTGTGAACGTAAATTCGCCACCTACTGCCGGCAATCAAAAAGCCATCGTGGAAGTGAATTCTCTCGGGCAGGATATCAACTTGTTGGTTAATGCCTCAGATCCCAACGGTGACACAGTGGTGGTTGAAACTGTAAACGCTCCGAGCCACGGGCAATTTGTGGATCAGGGTAACAATGTCTACAAATACATTCCTGATGCCAGTTACGTGGGCCCCGACGCTATCACTTTTGTAGTTAACGATGGCAAAGGTGAAACAGCAAATGGAGAGATTCTATTTTATGTGGCAAGCCCGTTGACATGGACGGGCGCTGCGGGCTCAGGGGTTTGGTCTGACACTGAAAACTGGTGCGGCTCTGTTGTTGCAGGGGCCTGTACTGGTGGGGTGAAGCCAAACAGTAGCAGCGATGTCTATATCTTTTCAATTTGTGAAAATAACTGTGATATTCAAGTTGATGAATCAGTTGATGTGACAAGCATTCAAGTGCTCGCTGACTATGAAGGGCAAATCACTCAAAATTCGGGCCGAACCATCACTGCCACTTCGTATTCTCAAAAGAGCGGAAGTTTTGTGGGTGGCGACTCGGAAATTCGAATTAACGGTAACTTTATATTGGGAGGAGATGCCCAGTTTCAATCCACGACTCACCGTTTATTTCAATACTCTTCGTGCAAAACTTCGAACTTCAATGTGGAAAATGGCGCAAGTTTTAACCACAACAACAGCCTTGTCGAGTTTTATGTATATGCCAACTACTGTGGCGCTGAGATTAAAGTGAATCTAGGCCAAGAAACTTCATTTTATAACGTTATCTTTCGAACAAACGGCCACTACTCGTACACGCTTAATCTAGACATTCTAGGGCAGCCGTTAAACGTGGTAAATTCCTATCAGCAACTTGGGTCAGACGCTGGTTCAAATGCCGGCTTAAAAACCGGTCGCATAAAAATTCAAAAAGACTTTCATATGGAGTATAGCAGTGGCGGCAATGGTCAAATTGAGTTTATTGGGGCCGCCAACCAAGAGTATTCGGCTTTAGGGGCTCGTGCCCCCTTTGTGATCGTCAATAAGCCCTCAGGCACACTTAGTCCGGCTGCCGGCACGAGTAGCGTTGAAGCCGAAGGGCTTGTGGTTTCAAGCGGTACTTTTGTTGCGCCCACTGGTACGCTTACGGTGGGTGGATTTTGTCGAAACTCTAGTTTTACGGTGTCGCCTTCCGCGCAGTTTCAGCATAATAACGGCACCCTACGAATTCGTTCGTACACCAGCTATTGTGCTTCAAGTAGCAGCATAGACGTGGACGGCAGCCTTGATCTCAACAATTTAATTATTACAGCTGATGGGTATCACGCAAACTCCAGCTCTTGGACCCTTCAGTCTGGCGATGAACTGAATGTTCTTGGTAACTTCGCCTATGGTTCTGCCGGATCAGCATCAAAAATTTACCTTTATGGCTCTACAATCAATGTTGAAGGCGATGTGGATATTTATGACACCGCCAGAAATGGCTCTACGTTGATCAATCTGACCGGCTCGAATCAAGTATTTCGCCTCAATGGTGGCATTATGCCTGGACCTTTTGCAATTAACTCATCCGGCACCGTGCAGGCAGGCACTCATCTTAGCTTCAATAGCTCTAGTTTGACCCTTCAGTCTGGTATTTTTGACCTCATGGGTTTTAGTGCCTCAAATATCAATTCACTTAGCCTCTATGGTACGAGCAGCGTCAACCTGAATGGGGGCAGCATTTCATATGTGAGCTGTGGTGCCGGTAGCTGCCCTTAG
- a CDS encoding fibronectin type III domain-containing protein, translated as MVLRNRSKKVLRYRPTGARLVGMALALVSVSFLLSSCQLGDNRISGRYKSIGSTTDLPLPASPAWITATVDNESAITLSWAPAQGADDYIIAYQIGNTPPADCESGTLVLSSQITGTSYQVTGLVEDSTYSFLVCSVNADGVFDSSGGTAAEATPTYCSPSRTNNSPYANSGEAGGTGLDSSTAFGICTATQLNAVGTNSTDYDKFFELRADINMKTISGADFNIIGDLFTPFTGQFNGRNHVIKNLSVFIGGDNAGLFGRTDNAYIQKLHLVNASVKGANNVGLLVGQSGNVTTIRQVSVHGVVRGGSGNIGGLVGRHTGGGTIKDCSAHADVFVILPTFPVGGLVGYASANIDNCLAIGSIQSETSGTGDVGGIVGELDGARLNQSFSIMNILVETSSSAVTPTIGLINGGLTNLVFFDTQSSCTNAGAGSCTFVGSGPQGNTTYGIDTSVQPGYFFDKTNSPMNAWDFEGESVFGTDDLWQEYTNGPPVFSALGGPTSSTYCWENARSTNTPYANSGEAGINGLTEPTAYSICSVGQWYLFTQQPGWSSTHIKLQNHMNFSHWTGNDYTPVGNSTVQAATKLHGQGFSILNLSIESATTYVGLFGYITSNAEINDLHLENVNIKGSQNVGGLVAYSNFSSTINRSSVSGFVGGTGANQDFIGGLIGRGQAGSSINDCYSNVQIEATGSDHGGLAGDFGGLGASPIHRSYSTGTITSSGMSGGIVGIGLIGWSVHDSFSLVQIQGTSGVGPIAGGGVSPATNTVNSFFDTSRTCLDTAGSCNTYGTGIDGPTQPQYFFDKTNAPLDSWDFDTVWKEVPGELPELRNKREL; from the coding sequence TTGGTTTTAAGAAATCGATCAAAAAAAGTTTTACGCTACAGACCCACTGGTGCTCGCCTGGTAGGCATGGCGCTGGCACTAGTTTCCGTTAGTTTCTTGCTTTCGTCCTGTCAGCTTGGCGATAATCGAATCAGTGGCCGCTATAAAAGCATCGGCTCAACCACCGACCTACCTTTGCCTGCGTCACCCGCCTGGATCACGGCTACTGTGGACAATGAATCCGCAATTACTCTAAGTTGGGCCCCTGCACAAGGTGCCGACGATTATATCATCGCTTATCAAATTGGAAATACTCCACCGGCCGATTGTGAATCAGGCACTTTGGTATTGAGTTCACAAATAACCGGAACAAGTTATCAGGTGACTGGTCTTGTTGAAGACAGTACTTATTCATTTCTCGTTTGCTCCGTAAATGCCGATGGTGTTTTCGATTCCTCTGGCGGCACAGCAGCAGAGGCGACGCCAACCTACTGTAGCCCTTCCCGCACCAACAACAGTCCATATGCCAACTCAGGAGAGGCCGGAGGTACGGGACTCGACTCAAGTACAGCATTTGGCATATGTACAGCTACTCAACTCAATGCCGTTGGCACAAACTCAACAGACTACGACAAATTTTTTGAGTTAAGAGCCGACATCAACATGAAAACGATCAGTGGCGCTGACTTTAATATTATTGGTGACTTGTTCACTCCGTTTACCGGCCAGTTTAATGGACGCAACCATGTAATCAAAAACCTTTCTGTGTTTATTGGTGGAGACAATGCCGGCTTATTCGGGCGAACTGACAACGCATATATACAAAAGTTGCATTTGGTGAACGCCTCTGTAAAGGGGGCAAACAACGTAGGTCTTCTTGTCGGACAAAGCGGAAACGTAACTACAATCCGCCAAGTGTCTGTTCACGGTGTTGTTCGCGGTGGCTCAGGCAACATTGGCGGGCTCGTTGGAAGGCATACCGGGGGCGGCACAATTAAAGACTGCTCAGCTCATGCAGACGTCTTTGTAATATTACCCACCTTTCCCGTGGGTGGCCTTGTGGGATACGCCTCTGCCAACATTGATAATTGCCTTGCCATAGGAAGCATCCAATCTGAAACTAGCGGTACTGGTGATGTCGGTGGAATTGTGGGCGAACTCGACGGAGCACGACTGAATCAATCTTTTTCTATAATGAACATTCTAGTGGAAACAAGCAGCTCTGCGGTCACCCCTACCATAGGACTTATAAATGGAGGCCTAACAAATTTGGTGTTTTTTGATACCCAGTCCTCGTGTACAAACGCTGGAGCTGGGTCATGCACGTTTGTGGGTAGTGGGCCACAAGGCAATACGACCTATGGTATAGATACTTCGGTTCAACCAGGGTACTTTTTTGACAAAACCAATAGTCCCATGAATGCATGGGACTTTGAGGGAGAATCCGTTTTTGGTACTGATGACTTATGGCAAGAGTACACAAACGGCCCCCCCGTGTTTTCAGCCCTCGGCGGCCCCACCTCTTCGACCTACTGCTGGGAAAATGCTCGATCTACAAATACTCCATATGCCAACTCCGGCGAGGCTGGCATTAACGGGTTAACAGAACCTACAGCTTATTCTATTTGTTCTGTGGGTCAGTGGTACCTATTTACGCAACAGCCTGGCTGGAGCTCGACTCACATTAAACTACAAAATCACATGAACTTTTCTCACTGGACTGGTAACGACTATACGCCCGTTGGAAATAGTACAGTTCAAGCAGCTACAAAGCTACATGGTCAAGGTTTTAGTATTTTGAACCTCTCAATTGAGAGCGCTACAACTTACGTTGGGCTTTTTGGATACATCACATCCAATGCAGAGATTAATGATCTTCATTTGGAGAACGTAAATATAAAAGGCAGTCAAAATGTCGGGGGGCTCGTGGCCTACTCTAATTTTTCTTCTACGATCAATCGGTCTTCTGTTAGTGGATTCGTGGGCGGCACTGGCGCGAATCAAGACTTTATTGGCGGTCTAATCGGGAGGGGGCAGGCGGGCAGCTCTATAAATGACTGCTATTCGAATGTTCAAATTGAGGCCACGGGTTCTGACCATGGCGGCTTAGCTGGTGATTTTGGAGGACTTGGGGCTAGTCCGATCCATCGCAGCTACTCGACGGGCACAATTACTTCCAGTGGAATGTCCGGCGGAATAGTTGGTATCGGGCTTATCGGGTGGTCGGTTCATGATAGTTTTTCGTTAGTACAAATTCAAGGTACGTCGGGGGTTGGGCCCATAGCTGGCGGGGGAGTATCGCCAGCAACAAATACTGTTAATAGTTTTTTTGACACTTCTCGAACCTGCCTGGACACCGCGGGTTCTTGTAACACTTACGGCACGGGCATTGATGGACCCACCCAGCCTCAATATTTTTTTGATAAAACCAACGCTCCTCTGGATTCATGGGACTTTGATACCGTGTGGAAAGAGGTTCCGGGCGAATTACCGGAGTTAAGAAACAAAAGAGAACTGTAA